From a region of the Lentilactobacillus curieae genome:
- a CDS encoding NUDIX domain-containing protein codes for MDFKEQLISQIAALADTDYPWLSAGKLEQVTRLLDQSDSSSLRNRKSGVHLSASAFILSKGQAVFIRHPYLHTILLPAGHVEPTELPIDCAIREFHEETGFYAISKPLLIDVNVINIPANPVKGEADHQHIDLRFTFQSNFNADDVAELPVFMLTKKEAPLEFQPYFAMYYN; via the coding sequence ATGGACTTCAAAGAGCAACTTATTTCTCAAATAGCGGCATTAGCAGATACGGATTATCCGTGGCTGTCAGCAGGCAAATTGGAGCAAGTCACACGTCTTCTTGATCAGTCTGACTCATCAAGTCTGCGTAATCGAAAGTCAGGGGTTCACTTGTCTGCCAGCGCATTTATCTTAAGTAAAGGGCAAGCCGTTTTTATTAGGCATCCCTACCTGCACACGATTTTACTTCCGGCGGGACACGTAGAACCAACAGAGCTCCCAATTGACTGTGCCATTCGTGAATTCCATGAAGAAACAGGGTTTTATGCCATATCTAAACCGCTATTGATTGACGTTAATGTTATCAATATTCCTGCCAATCCAGTTAAAGGCGAGGCAGATCACCAGCACATTGATTTAAGGTTTACTTTTCAGTCAAATTTTAATGCGGATGATGTAGCTGAGCTCCCAGTGTTTATGCTGACAAAAAAAGAAGCGCCGTTGGAATTTCAACCATACTTTGCTATGTACTATAATTGA